Proteins encoded together in one Variovorax paradoxus window:
- the petA gene encoding ubiquinol-cytochrome c reductase iron-sulfur subunit, whose protein sequence is MSDMTSGSPRIDTSKRTWLIASSCAGVAGGVATAIPFVSTFQPSEKAKAAGAAVEVDIAGLKVGEKITVEWRGKPVWILKRSNEQVAELAKLDGQLADPLSKRHPDEFTPEYAQNQHRSIKPDVLVVVGICTHLGCSPVDRLQAGPQPSLPNDWEGGFLCPCHGSTFDLAGRVFKNKPAPDNLPVPPHMYLSETKLLIGEDKKA, encoded by the coding sequence CGGATCGACACAAGCAAGCGGACGTGGTTAATCGCATCCAGCTGTGCCGGCGTAGCGGGAGGCGTGGCCACCGCGATTCCCTTCGTAAGTACTTTCCAGCCCTCCGAAAAGGCCAAGGCCGCAGGCGCTGCGGTCGAGGTGGATATCGCAGGCCTCAAGGTCGGCGAGAAGATCACCGTCGAATGGCGAGGCAAGCCGGTTTGGATCCTCAAGCGTTCGAACGAGCAGGTCGCCGAGCTGGCCAAGCTCGACGGGCAGCTGGCCGATCCGCTCTCCAAGCGGCATCCCGACGAGTTCACCCCCGAATACGCGCAAAACCAGCACCGCTCCATCAAGCCGGACGTGCTGGTGGTCGTGGGTATCTGCACCCACCTCGGCTGCTCGCCCGTCGACCGCCTCCAGGCCGGACCGCAGCCTTCGCTCCCGAACGACTGGGAAGGCGGCTTCCTGTGCCCTTGCCACGGCTCCACCTTCGACCTGGCCGGCCGCGTCTTCAAGAACAAGCCTGCGCCTGACAACCTGCCTGTGCCCCCGCACATGTACCTGTCGGAAACCAAGTTGCTCATCGGCGAAGACAAGAAGGCCTGA